Proteins encoded within one genomic window of Humulus lupulus chromosome 1, drHumLupu1.1, whole genome shotgun sequence:
- the LOC133794698 gene encoding homeobox protein LUMINIDEPENDENS isoform X3, translating to MKASKESFLELQIGTSAESLQKSLGSQRELFHSQIDQLQRIVVTQCRLTGANPLSQEMAAGALSIKIGKSLCAGKRPRDLLNPKAVKYMQSVFSVKDAVSKKECREICALYGVTVTQVREFFASQRSRVRRLVRLSRENATKSNSFAELNDGVHASSDLLLPIQPVPLNTIGPTSVEETPPCSTKDDVLPGIDDLDKQFVENIFSLMRKEETYSGQVKLMEWILQIKNSAVLYWFLSKGGMMILATWLSQAAEEEQTSILFVILNDIRSDISNRARILLSKWSKLLANSEALKKPNCLKFSSDAQQQIMLKQSLSDVIGDDSWQSSIDTSENLLDSSENVRKSEPIQSVKLLPASSDDSTKKHILGLSSSQFRERRKVQLVEQPGQRAAGRSPQTTRAGPLNQGRPMSADDIQKAKLRAQYMQSKYVKANSSCENKAAKTEALNKPSTSQVSNVSTASKVLVRPSMEEHKKPTLTPLKVPNTLEASLESKPRTDLKESAWEKRSRVQNLWQTPPEVKLSQQWRVGTGDNSKEAEFQKNRNRREKETFYQTNQEIPLNPKEPWDREMDYDDSLTPEIPIEQLPEPNGGSNAEAHVSPKHGVDSAVTQIVASQRAVGSVPLPPDTSQSGNASTAEPDLELLAVLLKNPELVFALTSGQAANLSSEETVKLLDMIKAGNATSNNGINRQVEEKVEVSLPSPTPSTNPGTSGWRPEGVRNPFSRVPLPKRVAESPPAVATAKSVLPSHMLAPHNPPVMSSYSLSQVTSMVHEKYSPLGSSLHQPPLTSSSIVHTNLPPATGPMYNLHPQDVSSLRLESATNIKPQASMSNNMYNVEERRHHSFPTLLPVAPSRLMLPHMHQQQYQPQQQQQHYAEPSPSVPMYSKQIGKSSNAPDSWRPQQNLPSNYNPIVNQNNSNYHRGLYVEEDEFESWSPDNSPSRNSEYGGLGRSFPEPRMDSGRGYRPTDQSRVRSSPGYRDSNRHGNRRWRDQRRR from the exons ATGAAGGCCTCGAAGGAGAGTTTTTTGGAGCTACAAATCGGCACCTCGGCCGAGTCGTTGCAGAAATCATTGGGCTCGCAGAGAGAGCTATTCCATAGCCAGATCGATCAGCTTCAGAGAATCGTTGTCACTCAATGCAGACTCACCGGTGCAAATCCATTATCCCAAGAAATG GCAGCTGGTGCACTTTCAATAAAAATTGGCAAGTCTTTGTGTGCAG GAAAAAGACCAAGAGATTTACTAAACCCCAAGGCTGTCAAGTATATGCAGTCTGTTTTTTCTGTTAAAGATGCAGTTAGTAAGAAGGAGTGTCGCGAGATCTGTGCTCTATATGGTGTCACAGTCACGCAG GTTCGTGAATTTTTTGCTAGTCAGCGTTCAAGAGTCAGAAGATTAGTTCGGTTGTCGAGGGAAAATGCAACGAAATCTAATTCATTTGCAGAACTGAATGATGGAGTTCATGCAAGCTCTGATCTTTTACTACCTATTCAACCAGTTCCCTTAAATACTATTGGTCCCACCAGTGTAGAAGAAACACCACCTTGCTCAACAAAAGATGATGTTCTACCTGGCATAGATGACTTAGATAAGCAATTTGTTGAGAATATTTTTAGTTTGATGCGGAAAGAAGAAACATATTCTGGGCAAGTGAAGCTGATGGAGTGGATTTTGCAGATAAAAAATTCTGCAGTATTATATTG GTTTTTAAGTAAAGGTGGCATGATGATTTTAGCAACATGGTTAAGTCAAGCAGCTGAGGAAGAACAAACAAGCATTTTGTTTGTGATTTTAAAT GACATCAG ATCAGACATATCAAACAGGGCAAGAATTTTGTTATCAAAATGGAGCAAGTTATTGGCAAATAGTGAAGCCTTAAAGAAACCGAATTGCTTAAAATTTTCTAGTGATGCACAGCAACAGATAATGCTTAAGCAGAG TTTAAGTGATGTTATTGGAGATGATTCATGGCAGTCCAGTATTGATACTTCT GAAAACCTTCTTGATAGTTCAGAAAATGTCAG GAAATCTGAACCCATTCAATCCGTGAAACTTTTGCCAGCATCTTCAGATGATTCAACTAAGAAGCACATTCTTGGTTTATCTTCATCCC AATTTAGAGAACGCAGAAAAGTTCAGTTGGTGGAACAGCCTGGCCAGAGAGCTGCTGGAAGAAGTCCACAGACTACTCGAGCAGGGCCATTGAATCAGGGCAGACCAATGTCTGCTGATGATATCCAAAAAGCAAAACTTCGAGCACAATATATGCAAAGCAAATACGTGAAAGCTAATTCATCTTGTGAAAATAAAGCAGCGAAGACTGAAGCGCTTAACAAACCTTCAACTTCTCAGGTCAGCAATGTGTCTACAGCTTCTAAAGTTCTAGTTCGACCTAGTATGGAAGAACACAAGAAACCTACGTTAACTCCCCTGAAAGTTCCCAACACACTGGAAGCTTCTCTTGAGTCAAAGCCAAGAACAGATTTGAAAGAGTCCGCGTGGGAGAAGCGTAGCAGAGTCCAGAACTTGTGGCAGACACCTCCAG AAGTAAAACTCAGTCAGCAATGGAGGGTCGGTACTGGTGATAATAGTAAAGAAGCAGAATTCCAGAAAAACAGGAACCGCCGTGAGAAGGAAACCTTTTATCAGACAAACCAGGAGATACCGTTGAACCCCAAGGAACCATGGGACCGGGAGATGGACTACGATGACAGTTTGACTCCAGAAATTCCGATAGAGCAGTTGCCTGAACCTAATGGGGGCAGCAATGCAGAGGCTCATGTTTCTCCTAAGCATGGTGTGGATAGTGCTGTAACACAGATTGTTGCCAGTCAAAGAGCAGTTGGTTCTGTTCCATTGCCACCTGATACTTCGCAAAGTGGTAATGCTAGCACCGCTGAACCAGATCTAGAGTTGCTTGCTGTGCTACTTAAAAATCCAGAATTGGTTTTTGCTTTGACATCAGGGCAAGCTGCCAACTTATCGAGTGAGGAAACTGTGAAACTGCTTGATATGATTAAAGCTGGTAACGCTACTAGTAACAATGGGATAAATAGACAAGTGGAAGAGAAGGTCGAAGTTTCTCTTCCATCCCCAACACCTTCAACCAACCCTGGAACG AGTGGATGGAGACCGGAAGGAGTCAGGAATCCATTTTCACGGGTTCCGTTGCCTAAGAGAGTGGCTGAGAGTCCCCCAGCAGTGGCCACCGCTAAGTCGGTGTTGCCATCACATATGTTGGCGCCTCACAATCCACCAGTAATGTCTTCATATTCACTGTCCCAAGTAACTAGCATGGTGCATGAAAAATACTCTCCCTTAGGTTCATCTCTACATCAACCCCCTTTAACTAGCTCCTCAATTGTACATACAAATTTACCCCCGGCCACTGGACCCATGTATAATTTACATCCTCAAGATGTGTCTTCACTACGGCTTGAATCCGCAACTAACATCAAACCGCAAGCATCGATGTCAAATAATATGTATAACGTAGAGGAAAGACGACACCATTCTTTCCCAACCCTATTGCCGGTAGCACCATCGCGACTTATGCTACCGCATATGCATCAGCAGCAGTATCAAccacaacaacagcaacaacatTATGCCGAGCCCTCCCCTTCTGTGCCTATGTACTCCAAGCAAATTGGTAAGTCGAGTAATGCGCCTGATTCGTGGAGGCCCCAGCAGAATTTACCATCAAATTACAACCCTATAGTGAATCAAAACAATAGTAACTATCATCGTGGCTTATATGTGGAGGAAGATGAGTTTGAGTCATGGAGTCCAGATAATAGTCCATCTAGAAATTCTGAGTATGGTGGGTTGGGAAGAAGTTTTCCCGAACCCAGAATGGATTCGGGACGGGGATACCGGCCTACTGATCAGTCGAGGGTGAGGAGTTCTCCTGGATacagggatagtaatagacatGGAAACAGAAGGTGGCGTGACCAACGGAGACGATGA
- the LOC133794698 gene encoding homeobox protein LUMINIDEPENDENS isoform X1, which yields MKASKESFLELQIGTSAESLQKSLGSQRELFHSQIDQLQRIVVTQCRLTGANPLSQEMAAGALSIKIGKSLCAGKRPRDLLNPKAVKYMQSVFSVKDAVSKKECREICALYGVTVTQVREFFASQRSRVRRLVRLSRENATKSNSFAELNDGVHASSDLLLPIQPVPLNTIGPTSVEETPPCSTKDDVLPGIDDLDKQFVENIFSLMRKEETYSGQVKLMEWILQIKNSAVLYWFLSKGGMMILATWLSQAAEEEQTSILFVILNVLCHLPLHKALPVHMSAILQSVNRLRFYRTSDISNRARILLSKWSKLLANSEALKKPNCLKFSSDAQQQIMLKQSLSDVIGDDSWQSSIDTSENLLDSSENVRKSEPIQSVKLLPASSDDSTKKHILGLSSSQFRERRKVQLVEQPGQRAAGRSPQTTRAGPLNQGRPMSADDIQKAKLRAQYMQSKYVKANSSCENKAAKTEALNKPSTSQVSNVSTASKVLVRPSMEEHKKPTLTPLKVPNTLEASLESKPRTDLKESAWEKRSRVQNLWQTPPEVKLSQQWRVGTGDNSKEAEFQKNRNRREKETFYQTNQEIPLNPKEPWDREMDYDDSLTPEIPIEQLPEPNGGSNAEAHVSPKHGVDSAVTQIVASQRAVGSVPLPPDTSQSGNASTAEPDLELLAVLLKNPELVFALTSGQAANLSSEETVKLLDMIKAGNATSNNGINRQVEEKVEVSLPSPTPSTNPGTSGWRPEGVRNPFSRVPLPKRVAESPPAVATAKSVLPSHMLAPHNPPVMSSYSLSQVTSMVHEKYSPLGSSLHQPPLTSSSIVHTNLPPATGPMYNLHPQDVSSLRLESATNIKPQASMSNNMYNVEERRHHSFPTLLPVAPSRLMLPHMHQQQYQPQQQQQHYAEPSPSVPMYSKQIGKSSNAPDSWRPQQNLPSNYNPIVNQNNSNYHRGLYVEEDEFESWSPDNSPSRNSEYGGLGRSFPEPRMDSGRGYRPTDQSRVRSSPGYRDSNRHGNRRWRDQRRR from the exons ATGAAGGCCTCGAAGGAGAGTTTTTTGGAGCTACAAATCGGCACCTCGGCCGAGTCGTTGCAGAAATCATTGGGCTCGCAGAGAGAGCTATTCCATAGCCAGATCGATCAGCTTCAGAGAATCGTTGTCACTCAATGCAGACTCACCGGTGCAAATCCATTATCCCAAGAAATG GCAGCTGGTGCACTTTCAATAAAAATTGGCAAGTCTTTGTGTGCAG GAAAAAGACCAAGAGATTTACTAAACCCCAAGGCTGTCAAGTATATGCAGTCTGTTTTTTCTGTTAAAGATGCAGTTAGTAAGAAGGAGTGTCGCGAGATCTGTGCTCTATATGGTGTCACAGTCACGCAG GTTCGTGAATTTTTTGCTAGTCAGCGTTCAAGAGTCAGAAGATTAGTTCGGTTGTCGAGGGAAAATGCAACGAAATCTAATTCATTTGCAGAACTGAATGATGGAGTTCATGCAAGCTCTGATCTTTTACTACCTATTCAACCAGTTCCCTTAAATACTATTGGTCCCACCAGTGTAGAAGAAACACCACCTTGCTCAACAAAAGATGATGTTCTACCTGGCATAGATGACTTAGATAAGCAATTTGTTGAGAATATTTTTAGTTTGATGCGGAAAGAAGAAACATATTCTGGGCAAGTGAAGCTGATGGAGTGGATTTTGCAGATAAAAAATTCTGCAGTATTATATTG GTTTTTAAGTAAAGGTGGCATGATGATTTTAGCAACATGGTTAAGTCAAGCAGCTGAGGAAGAACAAACAAGCATTTTGTTTGTGATTTTAAAT GTCCTTTGTCATTTGCCTCTTCATAAAGCTCTTCCTGTACATATGTCAGCTATACTGCAAAGTGTTAACAGATTGCGGTTTTACAGGACATCAG ACATATCAAACAGGGCAAGAATTTTGTTATCAAAATGGAGCAAGTTATTGGCAAATAGTGAAGCCTTAAAGAAACCGAATTGCTTAAAATTTTCTAGTGATGCACAGCAACAGATAATGCTTAAGCAGAG TTTAAGTGATGTTATTGGAGATGATTCATGGCAGTCCAGTATTGATACTTCT GAAAACCTTCTTGATAGTTCAGAAAATGTCAG GAAATCTGAACCCATTCAATCCGTGAAACTTTTGCCAGCATCTTCAGATGATTCAACTAAGAAGCACATTCTTGGTTTATCTTCATCCC AATTTAGAGAACGCAGAAAAGTTCAGTTGGTGGAACAGCCTGGCCAGAGAGCTGCTGGAAGAAGTCCACAGACTACTCGAGCAGGGCCATTGAATCAGGGCAGACCAATGTCTGCTGATGATATCCAAAAAGCAAAACTTCGAGCACAATATATGCAAAGCAAATACGTGAAAGCTAATTCATCTTGTGAAAATAAAGCAGCGAAGACTGAAGCGCTTAACAAACCTTCAACTTCTCAGGTCAGCAATGTGTCTACAGCTTCTAAAGTTCTAGTTCGACCTAGTATGGAAGAACACAAGAAACCTACGTTAACTCCCCTGAAAGTTCCCAACACACTGGAAGCTTCTCTTGAGTCAAAGCCAAGAACAGATTTGAAAGAGTCCGCGTGGGAGAAGCGTAGCAGAGTCCAGAACTTGTGGCAGACACCTCCAG AAGTAAAACTCAGTCAGCAATGGAGGGTCGGTACTGGTGATAATAGTAAAGAAGCAGAATTCCAGAAAAACAGGAACCGCCGTGAGAAGGAAACCTTTTATCAGACAAACCAGGAGATACCGTTGAACCCCAAGGAACCATGGGACCGGGAGATGGACTACGATGACAGTTTGACTCCAGAAATTCCGATAGAGCAGTTGCCTGAACCTAATGGGGGCAGCAATGCAGAGGCTCATGTTTCTCCTAAGCATGGTGTGGATAGTGCTGTAACACAGATTGTTGCCAGTCAAAGAGCAGTTGGTTCTGTTCCATTGCCACCTGATACTTCGCAAAGTGGTAATGCTAGCACCGCTGAACCAGATCTAGAGTTGCTTGCTGTGCTACTTAAAAATCCAGAATTGGTTTTTGCTTTGACATCAGGGCAAGCTGCCAACTTATCGAGTGAGGAAACTGTGAAACTGCTTGATATGATTAAAGCTGGTAACGCTACTAGTAACAATGGGATAAATAGACAAGTGGAAGAGAAGGTCGAAGTTTCTCTTCCATCCCCAACACCTTCAACCAACCCTGGAACG AGTGGATGGAGACCGGAAGGAGTCAGGAATCCATTTTCACGGGTTCCGTTGCCTAAGAGAGTGGCTGAGAGTCCCCCAGCAGTGGCCACCGCTAAGTCGGTGTTGCCATCACATATGTTGGCGCCTCACAATCCACCAGTAATGTCTTCATATTCACTGTCCCAAGTAACTAGCATGGTGCATGAAAAATACTCTCCCTTAGGTTCATCTCTACATCAACCCCCTTTAACTAGCTCCTCAATTGTACATACAAATTTACCCCCGGCCACTGGACCCATGTATAATTTACATCCTCAAGATGTGTCTTCACTACGGCTTGAATCCGCAACTAACATCAAACCGCAAGCATCGATGTCAAATAATATGTATAACGTAGAGGAAAGACGACACCATTCTTTCCCAACCCTATTGCCGGTAGCACCATCGCGACTTATGCTACCGCATATGCATCAGCAGCAGTATCAAccacaacaacagcaacaacatTATGCCGAGCCCTCCCCTTCTGTGCCTATGTACTCCAAGCAAATTGGTAAGTCGAGTAATGCGCCTGATTCGTGGAGGCCCCAGCAGAATTTACCATCAAATTACAACCCTATAGTGAATCAAAACAATAGTAACTATCATCGTGGCTTATATGTGGAGGAAGATGAGTTTGAGTCATGGAGTCCAGATAATAGTCCATCTAGAAATTCTGAGTATGGTGGGTTGGGAAGAAGTTTTCCCGAACCCAGAATGGATTCGGGACGGGGATACCGGCCTACTGATCAGTCGAGGGTGAGGAGTTCTCCTGGATacagggatagtaatagacatGGAAACAGAAGGTGGCGTGACCAACGGAGACGATGA
- the LOC133794698 gene encoding homeobox protein LUMINIDEPENDENS isoform X2 — translation MKASKESFLELQIGTSAESLQKSLGSQRELFHSQIDQLQRIVVTQCRLTGANPLSQEMAAGALSIKIGKRPRDLLNPKAVKYMQSVFSVKDAVSKKECREICALYGVTVTQVREFFASQRSRVRRLVRLSRENATKSNSFAELNDGVHASSDLLLPIQPVPLNTIGPTSVEETPPCSTKDDVLPGIDDLDKQFVENIFSLMRKEETYSGQVKLMEWILQIKNSAVLYWFLSKGGMMILATWLSQAAEEEQTSILFVILNVLCHLPLHKALPVHMSAILQSVNRLRFYRTSDISNRARILLSKWSKLLANSEALKKPNCLKFSSDAQQQIMLKQSLSDVIGDDSWQSSIDTSENLLDSSENVRKSEPIQSVKLLPASSDDSTKKHILGLSSSQFRERRKVQLVEQPGQRAAGRSPQTTRAGPLNQGRPMSADDIQKAKLRAQYMQSKYVKANSSCENKAAKTEALNKPSTSQVSNVSTASKVLVRPSMEEHKKPTLTPLKVPNTLEASLESKPRTDLKESAWEKRSRVQNLWQTPPEVKLSQQWRVGTGDNSKEAEFQKNRNRREKETFYQTNQEIPLNPKEPWDREMDYDDSLTPEIPIEQLPEPNGGSNAEAHVSPKHGVDSAVTQIVASQRAVGSVPLPPDTSQSGNASTAEPDLELLAVLLKNPELVFALTSGQAANLSSEETVKLLDMIKAGNATSNNGINRQVEEKVEVSLPSPTPSTNPGTSGWRPEGVRNPFSRVPLPKRVAESPPAVATAKSVLPSHMLAPHNPPVMSSYSLSQVTSMVHEKYSPLGSSLHQPPLTSSSIVHTNLPPATGPMYNLHPQDVSSLRLESATNIKPQASMSNNMYNVEERRHHSFPTLLPVAPSRLMLPHMHQQQYQPQQQQQHYAEPSPSVPMYSKQIGKSSNAPDSWRPQQNLPSNYNPIVNQNNSNYHRGLYVEEDEFESWSPDNSPSRNSEYGGLGRSFPEPRMDSGRGYRPTDQSRVRSSPGYRDSNRHGNRRWRDQRRR, via the exons ATGAAGGCCTCGAAGGAGAGTTTTTTGGAGCTACAAATCGGCACCTCGGCCGAGTCGTTGCAGAAATCATTGGGCTCGCAGAGAGAGCTATTCCATAGCCAGATCGATCAGCTTCAGAGAATCGTTGTCACTCAATGCAGACTCACCGGTGCAAATCCATTATCCCAAGAAATG GCAGCTGGTGCACTTTCAATAAAAATTG GAAAAAGACCAAGAGATTTACTAAACCCCAAGGCTGTCAAGTATATGCAGTCTGTTTTTTCTGTTAAAGATGCAGTTAGTAAGAAGGAGTGTCGCGAGATCTGTGCTCTATATGGTGTCACAGTCACGCAG GTTCGTGAATTTTTTGCTAGTCAGCGTTCAAGAGTCAGAAGATTAGTTCGGTTGTCGAGGGAAAATGCAACGAAATCTAATTCATTTGCAGAACTGAATGATGGAGTTCATGCAAGCTCTGATCTTTTACTACCTATTCAACCAGTTCCCTTAAATACTATTGGTCCCACCAGTGTAGAAGAAACACCACCTTGCTCAACAAAAGATGATGTTCTACCTGGCATAGATGACTTAGATAAGCAATTTGTTGAGAATATTTTTAGTTTGATGCGGAAAGAAGAAACATATTCTGGGCAAGTGAAGCTGATGGAGTGGATTTTGCAGATAAAAAATTCTGCAGTATTATATTG GTTTTTAAGTAAAGGTGGCATGATGATTTTAGCAACATGGTTAAGTCAAGCAGCTGAGGAAGAACAAACAAGCATTTTGTTTGTGATTTTAAAT GTCCTTTGTCATTTGCCTCTTCATAAAGCTCTTCCTGTACATATGTCAGCTATACTGCAAAGTGTTAACAGATTGCGGTTTTACAGGACATCAG ACATATCAAACAGGGCAAGAATTTTGTTATCAAAATGGAGCAAGTTATTGGCAAATAGTGAAGCCTTAAAGAAACCGAATTGCTTAAAATTTTCTAGTGATGCACAGCAACAGATAATGCTTAAGCAGAG TTTAAGTGATGTTATTGGAGATGATTCATGGCAGTCCAGTATTGATACTTCT GAAAACCTTCTTGATAGTTCAGAAAATGTCAG GAAATCTGAACCCATTCAATCCGTGAAACTTTTGCCAGCATCTTCAGATGATTCAACTAAGAAGCACATTCTTGGTTTATCTTCATCCC AATTTAGAGAACGCAGAAAAGTTCAGTTGGTGGAACAGCCTGGCCAGAGAGCTGCTGGAAGAAGTCCACAGACTACTCGAGCAGGGCCATTGAATCAGGGCAGACCAATGTCTGCTGATGATATCCAAAAAGCAAAACTTCGAGCACAATATATGCAAAGCAAATACGTGAAAGCTAATTCATCTTGTGAAAATAAAGCAGCGAAGACTGAAGCGCTTAACAAACCTTCAACTTCTCAGGTCAGCAATGTGTCTACAGCTTCTAAAGTTCTAGTTCGACCTAGTATGGAAGAACACAAGAAACCTACGTTAACTCCCCTGAAAGTTCCCAACACACTGGAAGCTTCTCTTGAGTCAAAGCCAAGAACAGATTTGAAAGAGTCCGCGTGGGAGAAGCGTAGCAGAGTCCAGAACTTGTGGCAGACACCTCCAG AAGTAAAACTCAGTCAGCAATGGAGGGTCGGTACTGGTGATAATAGTAAAGAAGCAGAATTCCAGAAAAACAGGAACCGCCGTGAGAAGGAAACCTTTTATCAGACAAACCAGGAGATACCGTTGAACCCCAAGGAACCATGGGACCGGGAGATGGACTACGATGACAGTTTGACTCCAGAAATTCCGATAGAGCAGTTGCCTGAACCTAATGGGGGCAGCAATGCAGAGGCTCATGTTTCTCCTAAGCATGGTGTGGATAGTGCTGTAACACAGATTGTTGCCAGTCAAAGAGCAGTTGGTTCTGTTCCATTGCCACCTGATACTTCGCAAAGTGGTAATGCTAGCACCGCTGAACCAGATCTAGAGTTGCTTGCTGTGCTACTTAAAAATCCAGAATTGGTTTTTGCTTTGACATCAGGGCAAGCTGCCAACTTATCGAGTGAGGAAACTGTGAAACTGCTTGATATGATTAAAGCTGGTAACGCTACTAGTAACAATGGGATAAATAGACAAGTGGAAGAGAAGGTCGAAGTTTCTCTTCCATCCCCAACACCTTCAACCAACCCTGGAACG AGTGGATGGAGACCGGAAGGAGTCAGGAATCCATTTTCACGGGTTCCGTTGCCTAAGAGAGTGGCTGAGAGTCCCCCAGCAGTGGCCACCGCTAAGTCGGTGTTGCCATCACATATGTTGGCGCCTCACAATCCACCAGTAATGTCTTCATATTCACTGTCCCAAGTAACTAGCATGGTGCATGAAAAATACTCTCCCTTAGGTTCATCTCTACATCAACCCCCTTTAACTAGCTCCTCAATTGTACATACAAATTTACCCCCGGCCACTGGACCCATGTATAATTTACATCCTCAAGATGTGTCTTCACTACGGCTTGAATCCGCAACTAACATCAAACCGCAAGCATCGATGTCAAATAATATGTATAACGTAGAGGAAAGACGACACCATTCTTTCCCAACCCTATTGCCGGTAGCACCATCGCGACTTATGCTACCGCATATGCATCAGCAGCAGTATCAAccacaacaacagcaacaacatTATGCCGAGCCCTCCCCTTCTGTGCCTATGTACTCCAAGCAAATTGGTAAGTCGAGTAATGCGCCTGATTCGTGGAGGCCCCAGCAGAATTTACCATCAAATTACAACCCTATAGTGAATCAAAACAATAGTAACTATCATCGTGGCTTATATGTGGAGGAAGATGAGTTTGAGTCATGGAGTCCAGATAATAGTCCATCTAGAAATTCTGAGTATGGTGGGTTGGGAAGAAGTTTTCCCGAACCCAGAATGGATTCGGGACGGGGATACCGGCCTACTGATCAGTCGAGGGTGAGGAGTTCTCCTGGATacagggatagtaatagacatGGAAACAGAAGGTGGCGTGACCAACGGAGACGATGA